From one Synechococcus sp. WH 8016 genomic stretch:
- a CDS encoding protein-glutamate O-methyltransferase CheR — protein MTSTFQDKVLQEDALSTEDYQFLCSIVYKQSRINLGDKKKSFLSSRLLGRRNSLHIDSWKSYCQFLKSTAVETEIDILIDLIATNHTSFFRENQQLKRVEEEIIPTLVDIDRNRLKELKLWSAACSSGEEPYSLAITVSEFFRKNQNLKTNWSVYASDISQKALKIAEKAIYNETKLNLPDPELLERYFSRGLKSYTGKCRIKKSIKDKVRLKRINLFQPIYPLPHKYHIILCRNTLIYFDRKSQELLVSKLYNQLDPGGYLVVGYSDSLALIKHQFKSIGGGFFQKAEAES, from the coding sequence ATGACAAGCACATTTCAAGATAAAGTTTTACAAGAAGATGCTCTTTCCACTGAAGACTACCAATTCCTTTGTTCAATTGTCTACAAACAAAGTCGGATTAATCTTGGAGACAAAAAGAAATCATTTCTTTCCAGCAGGTTACTAGGAAGAAGAAATAGTCTTCATATAGATTCCTGGAAAAGTTATTGCCAATTTCTCAAGTCGACAGCAGTAGAAACTGAAATCGATATTCTTATTGATCTCATCGCGACGAATCACACAAGTTTTTTTCGAGAAAACCAGCAACTCAAACGGGTCGAAGAGGAAATCATTCCGACTTTAGTTGACATCGATAGAAACCGACTAAAAGAATTAAAACTATGGTCAGCAGCATGTTCCTCTGGTGAGGAGCCCTATTCATTAGCAATTACGGTCAGTGAATTTTTCAGGAAGAACCAGAATTTAAAAACCAATTGGTCCGTCTATGCGAGTGATATTTCGCAAAAAGCATTGAAAATAGCTGAGAAGGCAATTTACAACGAAACCAAATTAAACCTACCTGATCCGGAATTGCTGGAGCGTTACTTTAGTCGAGGACTGAAATCATATACTGGAAAGTGTCGAATCAAAAAAAGCATCAAAGATAAGGTTCGCCTCAAACGCATCAATCTGTTTCAACCCATTTACCCACTTCCACACAAATATCATATTATTCTATGCAGGAATACACTTATATACTTTGATCGAAAATCGCAAGAATTGCTTGTTTCTAAGCTATACAATCAACTTGATCCAGGAGGGTATTTAGTTGTAGGCTATTCTGACAGCCTTGCATTGATAAAGCATCAATTTAAATCAATTGGGGGTGGATTTTTCCAAAAAGCTGAGGCGGAAAGCTAA
- a CDS encoding chemotaxis response regulator protein-glutamate methylesterase — protein sequence MLNYTQRKIKVLVIDDSAIVRKVISETLDMDPEIEVVGVANDPLIAITKIPKLNPDVLTLDMEMPRMDGLTYLKKLKAEGSTIPVVVISSLTQQGSKIALEAMEAGACDVLAKPDGMSSIGALAGKLAYHIKAAAKAKRNLKPITHQKATLHSYQSIHSSKIDHRIIVIGASTGGVEALRYILPSLPANLPPIAVVQHIPQYFSKAVASRINDISEINVREAQDNEVLSSGNCLIAPGDSHMMLIRKGDIYQVRLLKTPPVHHCRPAVDILFRSASTAAGAHTLGVLLTGMGSDGARGLQAIKQAGGYSLAQNEASCIVYGMPRVATELGVVDQSIDLQAIPKAIINTLQRIPS from the coding sequence ATGCTAAATTACACACAAAGAAAAATCAAAGTTCTTGTAATTGATGATTCAGCCATCGTACGCAAAGTCATCAGCGAAACTCTCGACATGGATCCTGAAATCGAAGTTGTTGGTGTAGCGAATGATCCCCTTATTGCGATCACTAAGATACCAAAATTAAATCCAGATGTTTTGACATTAGATATGGAGATGCCCCGCATGGACGGGTTGACATACCTAAAAAAACTCAAAGCAGAAGGATCAACGATTCCAGTAGTCGTCATCAGTTCCCTCACTCAACAAGGATCAAAGATTGCCTTAGAAGCGATGGAAGCTGGTGCTTGTGACGTCCTAGCAAAGCCAGACGGCATGAGCTCGATCGGAGCACTCGCCGGAAAATTGGCTTATCACATTAAAGCTGCTGCAAAGGCGAAAAGGAATCTAAAGCCTATTACTCATCAAAAAGCCACCCTGCATTCTTACCAATCCATTCATTCCTCCAAAATAGACCACAGAATCATCGTGATCGGTGCTTCAACAGGAGGAGTTGAGGCCCTTCGCTATATCTTACCTTCTTTACCTGCAAATCTTCCTCCAATTGCAGTTGTTCAACACATTCCCCAATACTTCTCAAAAGCTGTTGCATCAAGAATCAATGATATAAGTGAAATCAACGTGCGAGAAGCCCAGGATAACGAAGTGTTGTCTTCTGGGAACTGTCTTATTGCCCCAGGTGATAGCCACATGATGCTGATTAGAAAGGGAGACATCTATCAAGTTCGGCTATTAAAAACCCCACCTGTCCACCATTGCAGACCAGCTGTTGATATTTTATTTCGCTCTGCATCGACTGCAGCAGGCGCTCATACACTTGGAGTGCTGCTCACCGGAATGGGTAGTGACGGGGCGAGAGGATTACAAGCTATTAAACAAGCAGGAGGTTATTCACTAGCCCAGAACGAAGCAAGCTGTATCGTGTACGGTATGCCACGGGTTGCTACAGAGCTGGGTGTTGTTGACCAAAGTATTGATCTACAGGCCATCCCGAAGGCAATTATTAATACATTACAAAGGATTCCATCTTAA
- a CDS encoding CHASE2 domain-containing protein, with protein MKTTGPYLAAMGVLVLLRRTGLAQTLDQVIYELITSQRSEGSGQDQPITIIGIRESDIQRFGWPIDDGLFCAAFDDLNAGGATAIGFDIYRDKGVGPNQQCLHDRFRDEPTLVSIFNVATNFVAVPGTPPNAILTTT; from the coding sequence GTGAAAACTACAGGGCCCTACCTGGCCGCCATGGGAGTCTTGGTGCTGCTTAGACGCACAGGCCTGGCCCAAACCCTTGATCAGGTGATCTACGAACTGATCACCAGTCAGAGATCGGAAGGATCAGGTCAAGACCAACCGATCACCATTATCGGGATTAGAGAAAGCGACATTCAACGCTTTGGCTGGCCTATTGATGACGGCTTATTTTGTGCCGCCTTTGATGATCTGAACGCCGGTGGCGCCACAGCCATCGGCTTTGACATCTACCGGGATAAGGGCGTTGGCCCCAACCAACAATGCCTGCATGATCGTTTCCGCGACGAACCCACCCTGGTCTCGATCTTCAACGTGGCAACAAACTTTGTTGCCGTTCCCGGAACACCCCCGAACGCCATTCTTACAACGACATGA
- a CDS encoding chemotaxis protein CheA, translated as MHMISEAIQNSLQEISLEIAFIENGSEETSLTLNNGLEQLIKSLDEAKASKSIKVARDMQNEVQHTNQKNKPVNSDMLSNFYLQLEKKIYEELNTEQSSKTSIKPVHEEIESIEKDEEDEIFVLKIEDSDDIDLLTEFCTEGRDLLAEIEQGILVLEENPNHKETLNVIFRAFHTFKGGAGFLGLGNIKDLAHIMESLLDKCRQGELTINHALINSILSGSDKLQQLIANIESSLKRKDNSITFKTKTIQLIEKVSNLLEGIDVDDPERHPEPAQIEEEGPLKEEETSVTKIPDLDVITVTTEQDQEPLVAPKHQEKQQLEEPKARELKSFVKIKTEKLDELIDLVGELVIAKSMVEEHPSVANMNSGDFSLQLRQLSRISTELQRTAMSLRMVPIRNTFRKMNRLVRDLSSTQNKQVQLVLKGEETELDRNIVEALVDPLIHMLRNSIDHGLELAEERESAGKESCGTITLEACHQGGGILIKVEDDGRGIDSEKVLSKARENGIVTDDFNGGQTDALELIFVPGFSTAQSVTDISGRGVGMDVVRENIAKLRGRLSIKSTVGKGTTFCIYLPLTLAIIDGLLIGVGKQRFIMPTLSIKESFKPIPGILTTVKGKKLLANLRGKLIPIIKLSEKLGIQGGIEKTEDGIVLIINSSGQEKGLLVDRLINKQEVVIKAVGDTLKQQPLYSGAAILGDGRAALILDPDQLGKPELKLKSDPYQAKPFN; from the coding sequence ATGCACATGATAAGTGAAGCAATACAGAATTCGCTTCAAGAGATATCCCTTGAGATCGCATTTATAGAAAATGGTAGTGAAGAGACTAGCTTAACCCTCAACAATGGACTAGAGCAACTAATCAAATCGCTAGATGAGGCAAAGGCAAGCAAGAGCATAAAAGTAGCCCGTGATATGCAGAATGAGGTCCAACATACAAACCAAAAGAATAAACCCGTGAACTCGGATATGTTGTCAAATTTCTACCTACAACTAGAGAAGAAGATTTATGAAGAGCTGAATACTGAGCAATCGTCGAAAACATCAATCAAACCAGTACACGAAGAGATTGAGAGCATAGAGAAAGATGAGGAAGATGAAATATTTGTGCTCAAGATCGAAGATAGCGACGACATTGACTTATTAACAGAATTCTGCACTGAGGGACGAGATTTGCTTGCAGAAATCGAGCAAGGGATTCTCGTACTCGAAGAAAATCCAAATCACAAAGAAACCCTCAATGTAATCTTCAGAGCCTTCCACACGTTCAAAGGTGGGGCAGGCTTTCTAGGATTGGGCAACATCAAAGACTTGGCTCATATCATGGAATCCCTCTTAGACAAATGCAGGCAAGGTGAACTAACGATTAACCATGCATTGATCAACTCAATTTTATCCGGAAGCGACAAACTGCAACAGTTGATTGCCAATATTGAATCCAGCCTAAAAAGAAAAGATAATTCAATAACATTTAAAACCAAAACAATTCAGCTCATTGAAAAGGTTAGCAATCTATTGGAGGGAATAGATGTTGATGATCCAGAAAGGCATCCAGAACCAGCTCAAATCGAAGAGGAAGGTCCATTAAAAGAAGAGGAAACATCCGTTACAAAAATCCCAGATCTAGACGTAATAACAGTTACCACAGAGCAAGATCAAGAACCATTAGTAGCACCAAAACACCAGGAGAAGCAACAATTAGAAGAGCCAAAAGCAAGAGAGCTAAAAAGCTTTGTAAAAATCAAAACAGAAAAATTAGATGAATTGATTGACCTTGTAGGGGAATTAGTGATTGCAAAGTCAATGGTAGAAGAACACCCCTCAGTGGCAAATATGAACAGCGGTGACTTTAGCCTTCAATTACGTCAGCTCTCAAGAATCTCTACTGAGCTACAAAGAACAGCGATGTCCCTGAGGATGGTACCAATACGCAATACATTCCGCAAAATGAATAGGCTTGTCCGAGATTTATCATCAACTCAGAACAAACAAGTGCAATTAGTGCTTAAAGGCGAGGAAACAGAATTAGATCGAAATATTGTAGAGGCTTTAGTAGATCCCCTTATTCATATGCTTCGTAACTCCATTGATCACGGATTGGAATTAGCGGAAGAAAGAGAATCTGCAGGAAAGGAAAGTTGTGGAACCATTACACTTGAGGCATGTCATCAAGGTGGAGGAATACTGATTAAAGTTGAAGACGATGGACGCGGAATTGATTCGGAAAAAGTATTAAGCAAAGCAAGAGAAAATGGGATCGTTACAGATGATTTTAATGGGGGGCAGACAGATGCCCTCGAGCTCATTTTTGTACCAGGTTTTTCAACAGCTCAATCCGTTACAGATATCTCAGGTCGAGGTGTTGGGATGGACGTCGTACGGGAAAATATCGCAAAACTTCGCGGAAGGCTGAGTATTAAATCCACAGTGGGCAAAGGAACAACATTTTGTATCTATTTACCACTCACCCTAGCAATCATTGATGGGCTACTAATAGGCGTTGGGAAACAAAGATTTATCATGCCAACACTTAGCATCAAAGAATCCTTCAAGCCAATACCTGGAATACTCACTACAGTTAAAGGTAAAAAGCTGCTCGCAAACCTGAGAGGAAAACTTATTCCTATCATCAAACTCAGCGAAAAACTAGGAATCCAAGGAGGCATTGAAAAAACCGAGGACGGAATCGTTCTAATTATTAACTCTAGCGGTCAGGAAAAAGGCTTGCTTGTCGATAGATTGATTAATAAGCAAGAAGTCGTTATTAAAGCTGTTGGTGACACATTAAAGCAACAGCCTCTATATTCTGGTGCAGCAATTTTAGGTGATGGCAGAGCAGCCTTAATTCTGGATCCAGATCAATTGGGAAAACCGGAATTAAAGCTCAAAAGTGATCCATACCAAGCAAAGCCGTTCAATTAA
- a CDS encoding adenylate/guanylate cyclase domain-containing protein — MIDQNKPSLMPSEAGYNLLMNAHILVVDDSKMLRMGITRALRKLGIKNIQEAVDGVDALERLNTETFDLMLLDMEMPKLNGLAVLSEMQNNTELKSLPVIVISGGESMDEIVACIEMGAEDYLPKPFSNVLLRARLASSLEKKRLRDIEISQRKQLESQHIKLIQEQEKAELLLLNILPAQISDRLKSGEDRCADRHASVSILFADLVGFTKLSQGMTASQLVDMLHGLFSDFDEKVNQLGLEKIKTIGDCYMLVGGLPNPREDHATAVVTMGLHMLDVMQKFNALNNTDLSMRIGVHSGPVVAGVIGKHKFTYDLWGNSVNIASRMESSGSPGRVHISSQTSELLDDNFTLESRGIIPIKSLGDVATFFATYNDKPSI; from the coding sequence ATGATTGATCAAAACAAGCCTTCATTAATGCCCAGCGAAGCTGGATACAACCTACTAATGAATGCGCATATATTAGTTGTTGACGACAGCAAAATGCTTAGAATGGGTATAACCAGAGCACTCCGAAAGCTAGGCATTAAGAATATTCAAGAAGCCGTCGATGGAGTTGATGCCCTTGAGCGACTCAATACGGAAACATTCGACCTCATGTTGCTTGACATGGAGATGCCAAAACTTAATGGACTAGCAGTTCTCTCGGAAATGCAAAATAATACAGAGCTTAAATCCTTACCCGTCATTGTTATTTCGGGCGGGGAGTCAATGGATGAAATTGTTGCCTGTATCGAAATGGGTGCAGAAGATTATCTCCCAAAACCATTTAGCAACGTTCTATTAAGGGCAAGACTTGCTTCATCCTTAGAAAAAAAACGTTTGCGGGACATCGAGATAAGTCAGCGCAAGCAACTCGAATCACAACACATAAAGCTAATTCAAGAGCAAGAAAAGGCCGAGTTATTACTTCTCAATATCCTCCCTGCTCAAATCTCAGATCGCTTAAAGAGCGGAGAGGATCGATGTGCAGATCGGCATGCAAGCGTAAGTATTTTATTCGCGGATCTTGTTGGATTCACCAAGCTTTCACAAGGCATGACAGCAAGTCAGCTGGTTGATATGCTGCATGGTCTCTTTTCTGATTTCGACGAAAAAGTAAATCAGCTTGGGCTTGAAAAGATTAAAACAATTGGCGATTGTTACATGCTTGTTGGAGGTCTTCCCAATCCTCGGGAAGACCATGCAACTGCAGTCGTCACAATGGGGCTTCACATGTTGGACGTCATGCAAAAATTCAACGCATTAAACAATACAGATCTTTCAATGCGCATAGGAGTTCATAGTGGACCTGTTGTTGCCGGAGTCATCGGCAAACATAAATTCACTTATGATCTTTGGGGCAATAGCGTCAACATTGCAAGCCGAATGGAATCAAGCGGCAGCCCTGGAAGAGTCCATATCTCAAGTCAAACATCTGAACTTCTCGATGATAATTTCACTTTAGAATCAAGGGGTATTATCCCAATCAAAAGCCTTGGAGATGTTGCAACCTTCTTCGCAACCTACAATGACAAACCTAGCATCTAA
- a CDS encoding DUF3307 domain-containing protein, with translation MQPALIPVEQPLDLLILLILGHFLADFPLQGDKMAVEKCPGKDVTLNWKWWLSAHAGTHGLVVSLLTGIPLLGVAEMIAHGLIDYGKCRFGYKLIVDQAMHWVCKLIWVACVVAIR, from the coding sequence ATGCAGCCGGCTTTGATTCCAGTGGAGCAGCCTCTCGATCTTTTGATCCTCCTGATCTTGGGTCACTTTCTGGCTGACTTCCCCTTGCAGGGAGACAAGATGGCGGTTGAGAAATGTCCTGGCAAGGACGTCACGCTCAACTGGAAATGGTGGCTGTCCGCCCATGCGGGGACCCACGGACTTGTGGTGAGTTTGTTGACGGGGATCCCTCTGCTTGGTGTTGCGGAGATGATTGCCCATGGTCTGATTGATTACGGGAAGTGTCGCTTCGGTTACAAGCTGATCGTGGATCAAGCGATGCATTGGGTCTGCAAGTTGATCTGGGTGGCCTGCGTGGTAGCCATCCGGTAA
- a CDS encoding sulfotransferase domain-containing protein, with product MNHVVEKKLAFLVCGAQKSGTTALAAYLRQHPEIFLPEEKELHFFDDETQSWPNANWDELHSQFANALPNQQWGEATPISMYWDAAPERIWSYNPKIRLIVVLRNPIERAYSHWTMEKNRNAEPLSFEEALQREEERSREGLPTQHRVFSYTDRGFYSSQIKRLWRFFGKDQVLVLRHEVLRLTPDICLKRIWDHLGLNHAQNIKPLEIHTGNYEEPMSTKAHQRLRKTYLHEISQLEALLNWDCSNWLKKNH from the coding sequence TTGAATCACGTCGTGGAAAAAAAGCTAGCTTTTCTGGTGTGCGGTGCTCAAAAAAGTGGCACTACGGCACTAGCAGCCTATCTGCGCCAACACCCAGAAATATTCCTGCCGGAAGAAAAAGAGCTTCATTTCTTTGATGATGAGACGCAATCGTGGCCAAACGCTAATTGGGATGAGCTTCACTCACAGTTCGCGAATGCGCTACCAAACCAACAATGGGGTGAGGCAACACCAATCAGCATGTATTGGGACGCTGCACCAGAACGTATTTGGTCGTACAACCCAAAAATACGACTGATTGTTGTATTACGGAATCCAATAGAACGCGCATATTCACACTGGACAATGGAGAAAAACCGAAATGCTGAACCATTGAGCTTTGAAGAAGCGCTACAACGCGAAGAGGAACGCAGCCGTGAAGGGCTTCCAACACAACACCGTGTGTTCTCATACACAGACCGAGGCTTTTACAGCTCACAAATAAAGCGCTTATGGCGCTTTTTTGGCAAAGATCAAGTTCTTGTGTTGAGGCATGAAGTTCTAAGATTAACGCCAGACATATGCCTAAAGAGAATATGGGATCATCTTGGATTGAATCATGCGCAAAATATCAAGCCTCTGGAGATACACACAGGCAATTACGAGGAACCGATGAGCACAAAAGCGCACCAAAGGCTGCGCAAAACCTATTTGCATGAAATCAGCCAATTAGAAGCTTTACTAAATTGGGACTGCAGCAACTGGCTGAAAAAGAATCACTGA
- a CDS encoding adenylate/guanylate cyclase domain-containing protein — MGVQRLLRFREPGSYASYSLAELLDGKVPEEKIRGQIVLIGSTAPSFRDLFEVPYTRFHRGESLFEVSGVEIHANRLATLMDERNGNLVQGWIMPGWGNLLLVVGFAASGLLLGERIGKQRLRILAVVLLTSGAAGGLGMLLWHHIWIGMTMQLMVLLSFSGAAWLRRGVESQHHSEQVQRLLGQTTSPAVAQQLWEQRDELLNDGRFKGQQLPITTLFTDKASFPSVSEGMSPRELMDWLNRGMEIYVPAVTQRDGMVNKFTGDGMLAVFGVPLPGDPSAEAQAALEAACEIKSGLERLNAELKSEGAPTMRIRMGIHSGEALVGSIGGAERLEYAVIGDAVNCASRLESHDKNRHEGELRVLLSSTTLELLPTEFRRSLGLE, encoded by the coding sequence TTGGGAGTACAGCGCTTACTGCGTTTTCGCGAGCCTGGCAGTTATGCGAGCTACTCCCTCGCCGAACTGCTGGATGGCAAGGTGCCAGAGGAGAAGATCCGTGGACAGATCGTGCTGATTGGCAGCACCGCACCATCCTTCCGCGATCTCTTTGAAGTCCCGTACACACGGTTCCATCGCGGCGAGAGCCTCTTCGAGGTTTCAGGTGTTGAAATCCATGCAAACCGCCTTGCCACCTTGATGGATGAGCGCAACGGAAACCTTGTCCAGGGTTGGATCATGCCAGGGTGGGGCAACCTCTTGCTGGTGGTTGGGTTCGCGGCCAGTGGACTGTTGCTCGGGGAGCGGATCGGGAAACAACGGCTCAGAATTCTCGCCGTTGTGCTCTTGACGTCTGGAGCAGCAGGAGGGCTTGGCATGCTGCTCTGGCATCACATTTGGATCGGCATGACCATGCAGCTCATGGTTCTACTGAGTTTCAGTGGTGCAGCGTGGTTGCGCCGTGGTGTGGAAAGCCAGCACCATTCCGAACAAGTGCAACGGCTACTCGGACAAACCACCTCGCCGGCTGTGGCCCAGCAACTCTGGGAGCAGCGCGATGAACTGCTCAACGACGGGCGCTTCAAGGGCCAACAACTGCCGATCACCACGCTGTTCACAGACAAGGCATCATTCCCCAGCGTGTCCGAAGGAATGAGCCCGCGGGAATTGATGGACTGGCTCAACCGCGGCATGGAAATCTATGTACCAGCTGTCACCCAACGCGACGGCATGGTGAACAAGTTCACCGGTGACGGAATGCTGGCCGTGTTCGGCGTTCCCCTACCAGGGGACCCATCTGCGGAAGCGCAGGCGGCGCTCGAAGCAGCCTGCGAGATCAAATCAGGATTAGAACGATTGAATGCGGAGTTGAAAAGCGAAGGCGCACCGACGATGCGCATACGCATGGGCATTCATTCTGGGGAAGCGCTGGTGGGATCGATAGGCGGCGCCGAACGACTTGAATACGCCGTGATTGGCGATGCCGTGAATTGCGCGTCACGCCTTGAAAGTCATGACAAAAACCGCCATGAAGGCGAACTCAGAGTGCTGTTATCCAGCACCACATTGGAACTCCTACCAACAGAATTCCGAAGATCATTGGGCTTGGAATAA
- a CDS encoding Coq4 family protein, whose product MQQLQTLPEGSLGYCYANQLIRLGITPYSLIDPSPVNHANEFVIHRLKETHDIVHVLTGFGIDGISKIGLQGFNLAQNRSPLAVMLIFGSMLSSLKNDEPLEPLLRALAHGYQMGLDAELVVSRKLEEDWDRPLKD is encoded by the coding sequence CTGCAACAACTGCAAACGCTGCCGGAAGGCAGCCTTGGATACTGCTATGCCAATCAGTTGATCCGCTTGGGCATCACGCCCTACTCCCTAATCGACCCCTCTCCGGTTAACCATGCAAACGAGTTCGTAATTCACCGACTCAAGGAGACCCACGACATTGTTCATGTACTCACAGGGTTTGGCATTGATGGCATCAGCAAAATCGGCCTGCAAGGCTTCAACCTGGCTCAAAACCGGTCGCCGCTAGCGGTAATGCTGATTTTTGGCTCCATGCTCAGCAGTCTGAAAAACGACGAGCCCCTTGAACCGCTGCTGCGCGCGCTGGCCCATGGCTATCAAATGGGACTGGACGCAGAACTCGTTGTCAGCAGAAAACTCGAAGAAGACTGGGATCGACCACTCAAAGATTAA
- a CDS encoding methyl-accepting chemotaxis protein, whose translation MKLTVKLLIRATAALVSIALIGALTASTLLGRATAINGPSYEKIIASKDLIADILPPPNYIIELHFYVTRAMLDVEQSGKRNKNATKSENVDKLISIFPMLKQNYEQKIDYWETDSSITENERELLTEGSNEYASKYIKIVETELLPALSENKASKALSVYNELDQNYYTHRSKVDQLVEIAKEEIINNENDANITAEHQRNILIVITAALLGTAYILLYMMQRDFAKPLEQIANNLGNRSNNVFQFSNQVADSSNQLAEGASEQAAAIEETSASLEQMSSMIHTTANNADHAKTLASDSQGCANEGILSMEKMTKAMEEIEHSSNEVVKIVKNIDEIAFQTNILALNAAVEAARAGESGAGFAVVAEEVRSLAQRSAAAANESASKIEASILSSRQGTECLHTVESSFTSISQKVQETKKLISEIALASQEQAQGIEHVTIAIHEMSKVAQTSAMSSEKIASAASELRKQSSRQLGITSDLRNIIDGSEIADKNYKTKRLNPSSQVISKEAENLDDQFGDY comes from the coding sequence ATGAAACTTACTGTCAAATTGCTAATCCGCGCCACTGCAGCATTAGTAAGTATTGCACTTATTGGAGCGCTAACAGCGAGTACTTTATTAGGCAGAGCAACAGCCATTAATGGGCCATCCTATGAAAAGATCATTGCCAGTAAAGATCTCATAGCAGATATTCTTCCACCCCCAAACTATATTATTGAACTGCATTTCTACGTTACTCGCGCAATGCTTGATGTTGAGCAAAGCGGGAAGCGAAACAAGAATGCTACGAAATCTGAAAACGTGGACAAGCTTATTAGTATTTTTCCTATGTTGAAACAAAATTACGAGCAAAAGATTGACTATTGGGAAACAGATTCAAGCATTACTGAAAACGAGCGGGAGTTGTTAACAGAAGGTTCAAACGAGTATGCAAGCAAATATATTAAAATCGTTGAAACTGAACTACTTCCTGCTTTGAGTGAAAACAAAGCCTCTAAAGCCCTTTCTGTTTATAATGAACTAGATCAAAATTACTACACTCACAGAAGCAAAGTTGACCAGCTCGTCGAAATAGCTAAAGAAGAAATCATTAATAACGAGAACGATGCCAATATAACAGCTGAGCACCAGAGAAATATTTTGATCGTCATTACAGCTGCCTTACTAGGAACTGCCTATATTCTTTTATATATGATGCAAAGAGACTTCGCAAAGCCCCTCGAACAGATTGCCAATAATTTAGGAAACAGATCTAATAATGTTTTTCAATTTTCAAATCAAGTTGCAGATTCTAGCAATCAACTAGCAGAAGGAGCTAGTGAGCAAGCGGCTGCTATCGAAGAAACAAGTGCATCGCTTGAACAGATGTCTAGCATGATTCATACTACGGCCAACAACGCTGACCATGCAAAGACACTGGCAAGCGACTCTCAAGGATGTGCAAATGAAGGAATCCTAAGCATGGAGAAAATGACAAAAGCAATGGAAGAAATTGAACACTCAAGCAACGAAGTGGTTAAGATAGTAAAAAACATCGACGAAATTGCATTTCAAACAAATATTTTGGCTCTCAATGCTGCTGTTGAAGCTGCAAGAGCAGGTGAATCCGGAGCAGGATTTGCAGTTGTCGCAGAAGAAGTTCGATCCCTAGCTCAGCGCAGTGCTGCAGCTGCAAACGAATCAGCTAGTAAAATCGAAGCTTCCATATTGAGCAGTCGACAAGGGACAGAGTGTCTGCATACTGTTGAAAGCTCATTTACAAGTATTAGTCAAAAGGTACAGGAAACAAAAAAACTAATATCGGAAATCGCTCTGGCGTCACAAGAGCAAGCTCAGGGAATTGAACATGTCACTATCGCCATTCATGAGATGAGCAAAGTAGCTCAAACAAGTGCAATGAGTTCAGAAAAAATTGCTAGTGCTGCATCAGAATTAAGAAAGCAATCCTCCCGGCAACTGGGTATCACATCGGATCTTAGAAATATCATTGATGGATCTGAAATCGCCGACAAAAACTATAAAACTAAAAGGTTAAATCCTTCCAGTCAAGTGATATCCAAAGAAGCCGAAAATCTTGACGATCAGTTTGGAGATTATTGA
- a CDS encoding chemotaxis protein CheW, translating to MSNKRKTERRARAGKYLNFHLGSECYGISVTDISEIIRLCPITEMPKMPQYFLGVINLRGKIIPVIDLAKRLDLSKEEDLERACIIVVNAQNNEQENQLVGLQVDKVDEVVAINEDSMEAPPDFYDSISGHFIQAMAKVKDAVVTILDIEDILSNTKDLEHKEEEPHQETYAI from the coding sequence ATGAGCAACAAGAGAAAAACAGAACGACGAGCAAGGGCAGGAAAATATCTCAACTTTCATCTCGGAAGTGAGTGTTATGGTATCTCAGTGACTGATATCAGTGAAATAATCAGACTCTGCCCAATCACTGAAATGCCCAAAATGCCCCAATATTTTCTGGGTGTTATCAATCTCCGCGGTAAAATCATTCCAGTGATCGACCTTGCTAAAAGATTAGACCTATCCAAAGAGGAAGATCTAGAACGAGCTTGCATCATTGTTGTGAATGCTCAAAATAATGAGCAAGAGAACCAACTGGTTGGATTACAAGTTGATAAGGTCGACGAGGTAGTAGCCATTAATGAAGATTCAATGGAAGCTCCTCCTGATTTCTATGACAGCATTAGTGGGCACTTTATTCAAGCAATGGCGAAGGTGAAAGATGCTGTAGTGACCATTTTAGATATTGAAGACATTTTATCTAACACAAAAGATCTAGAACATAAAGAGGAGGAACCTCATCAAGAAACTTATGCTATTTAA